In Theileria annulata chromosome 3, complete sequence, *** SEQUENCING IN PROGRESS ***, the sequence TTTAATAAGTGCGTTCCAACTCCAGGAGAATCCTTATCATCGTCACAGCAATCCTGTATCTGGAACTGTGCCCAAAGAAATATCGAGACTCAGTACTTTATCTTAAAAAGATTGGAAGGAAtggtaaaaaattttgaacaAAAGTAAACGCAGCCATATaagttttttaatttcgtgatttattatcaaatttatattattccacatactttttaatattag encodes:
- a CDS encoding small zinc finger protein Tim10 homologue, putative (Pfam hit (1.0e-10) to zf-Tim10_DDP domain) — protein: MDFSDSLSNSKDDKEKAEAFLALQKAVQSQKMTLKMLGVCFNKCVPTPGESLSSSQQSCIWNCAQRNIETQYFILKRLEGMVKNFEQK